In Lewinellaceae bacterium, the genomic stretch ACAATGAAATCATCTTCGCTTTGAATTTTGCCCGTGACGAATACGAAGGCGGATTCGCAGCAGACTGGCTCGTGGCTGTTCAGTATCTGAATGACAAAAGCCTGGTTGAAAATCCGGTGAAGGTGGGTAGTCATCAGCAGTGGGTTACCTTTACGGATGAATTTGAATCCTTCTTGTTTGAGCGCACCAATGACACCAGGGCGCCTGCATCACTGGAATCGTATAATGAGGAAGGCAATCAGCGCTTTAAATGGATCAATAAATATCCTGGTGAATGGAGCGATGGGACTCGTTTTTTCACTTCGGATATTAAAGTATACCGCCTGGCCGAGGCCATTTTGTTCAAGGCTGAAATTGAAAATGCACTTGGAAATACCGCAGAAGCCATTGTCCAGCTCAACAAGATTGCACAACGAGCCTATAAGGAAGACAATTACTATGGGGCAGGGCTATCCCAATCCGAGGTAAACGACATTATTCTTGATGAGCGCTTGCGTGAATTCGCTGCGGAAGGTAAAGCCTGGTGGGATCTTATCCGGTTTGGTAAGGTTTACGATATGGTTCCGGCGCTTCAGGGTCGGGAAGGTGAACAAAATTTATTGTTATGGCCGGTAAATGCCGCCTCCATAAATTCCAATCCGGCAATTATCCAGACTCCGGGGTATTGATTGAGCATACCGGGACTTCTTGAAACTTAAAATTGACTGGGTATTCTATGATTCGAACGTATTTCATAAAAGCATTTTTTGAACTGGTGATCATCGTATTGGTCACAGGATGTGGTCATCCGTTACCTGTGGACACGACCTATTCAAGCCACCGGGATCATACACCAATTTTGAAATATAAAGACCATAATCCTATTCTGCAGGTCCGGGTGGTCCATTCTGGAAATGAGCCGGTCGAGCTTTCGGAGATTACTATAACGATGGGTGGAAATGCAACATCAGATGATATAGCCGGCATTCAAGCCTGGTATATGGGACAGTCAGACCGGTGGGCCCTGACCGATGATCCGGTTGGATTCGGAACTGTCCTGTCATTCAAACCCACCCTGACCTTTACCGGCCAGCAAAAGCTTTTAGCGGATACCAGTTACTTTTTGATCACCTGTGATTTAACGGGCAATGCGGACTTATTGCACGGACTTTCGGTGCAATGTCCCGGGATTAAGGTCAATCAGCATCAGATATCATCCAATACGTCCGACAGTACTCTTTTTATACAGCGTTTCGGGGTAAGCGTCAGAAAACACCTGGATGATCATGTAGACACGTATCGAATCCCCGGTTTGGTTACGACGAAAGCAGGAAGTTTACTTGCCATTTACGATGTACGCCGTGAAAAGAGCAGGGACCTGCAAGGAGATATTGATATCGGTGTGAGTCGGAGTACCGATCGGGGAAATACGTGGGAACCCATGCGCATTGCTCTGGACCGGGGAACATGGGGAGGCCTGCCGGAAAAATTCAATGGCATAAGCGATGCCTCCATCCTGGTCGATGATAAAACGGGAACCATCTATATTGCCGGACTGTGGATGTATGGCGTGCTTGATGCCAATGGACACTGGATCAAAGGCTTAACCGAGGATTCTGCAGCCTGGGCGCATCAGTGGAGAGGTCGGGCGTCGCAACCTGGATTTGATGTGAAAGAAACAGCACAATTTCTGCTGACGCATTCCGATGATGACGGCCAGACCTGGAGTGAACCAGTGAACCTCACCAGGATGTGCAAAAAGCAGGAATGGTGGCTATGGGCACCGGCACCTGGTCACGGCATTACGCTTGCCGACGGCACCCTGGTTTTTCCTACCCAGGGACGGGATAATCATGGAGAACCGTTTTCGAACATAACGTATAGCCAGGATCACGGAAGGACCTGGAAGACGAGTAACCCAGCATATTCCAACACCACTGAAAATATGGCAGTCCAGCTGAGTGACGGTTCGATCATGTTGAATATGCGCTTTAATCCTAACCGTGGCAATCTCGGCGATGATAATGGCAGGGTGATCTCCATAACCAAAGACCTGGGCAATACCTGGACAGAACATCCGACCTCAAGGCATGCATTGATTGAACCCACCTGTATGGCTTCGATCCACAAACACCCTTACCGGTTGGAGGGTAAGACCGGGGAAATTTTGTTTTTTTCAAATCCAAATTCAAAACAAAGCAGGACACATATGACGCTGAAAGCGAGCCTGGATGATGGCAATACCTGGCCAGAAAAATATTGGCTTTTGCTGGATTCAAACAAAGGCCGCGGTTATTCCTGTATTACTTCTATCGATGAGAATACGATTGGTATTTTATACGAAGGAAGCCAGGCCGATATGACCTTCGAACAGATACCTGTCAATGAGTTAATCCATGGAGACAATACCGGTCAACCGAATTAATTTCTATCATTAATACAGATTTATCCTCTGCATATGAATAAGCTATTTCTTGTATTGATTGCCTCGGTCTTGCTGGTTCCTCTGGTCCATGCGCAGGATACTGGCAAAAAAGAGAAAAAGCAGTCAAGCTGGAATGCACCATTTATTAAAGTGGATGGGGACGCGCCTAATATTTTATGGATTTGCACCGATCAGCAACGCTGGAATACCATTGGGGCCCTCGGGAATCCATTTGTAAAAACACCGAATATCGACAGGCTGGTTCATGAGGGCGTAAGCTTTGATTACAGTTTTTGCCAGGCGCCATTTTGTACGGCGAGCCGGGCAAGCTTTCTGACCGGTATGTATCCTTCCCGGGTTCATGCTACGAAAAATGGCGCTGCGGAATGGCCTGAAGCTGCTCCCCTGGTGACAGAAACACTGAAAGACGCCGGATACGAATGTGGATTGGCCGGGAAACTCCATCTCTCCACCGCGATGGCGCACCGGCCTGAAAAAAGACCCTTGGATGACGGGTACCAGGTATTTTACTACAGTCACAGCCCTTACCAGGGCGGTTCCACAAATGATTACCTTACCTACTACCGGGATCGTGGGGTCGATGTACTTGCATTGAAACAAGAATTGGGATACGTACCTACCCAATACCACCAAACTACCTGGTGTACTGACCGGGCTATTGATTTCATTAAGGAAAAGCGCGAATGGCCCTGGCTGTTCAGCCTGAATATTTACGATCCCCACGGACCTTTTGATCCACCCCAGGAATACCTGGACCGGTATAAGGTCGATGACATAGCCGGGCCACTTTTTCAGCCTTCGGACCTGGAAGAAAAAAGTGTGTTTAATAATGTCATGTTCCAATCGAAACCAAAGCAATATCCGGATCATGAAAATAAAATGCGCCTCGCTCAATACTGGGCGCAAATAGATTTGATTGATGAAAACATCGGAAGGATCCTGAAAGTCCTGGAAGAAACCGGCCAGTTGGAAAACACCCTCATCGTATTTACCTCTGACCATGGGGACATGGCGGGTGATCACGGACTGGTGGCTAAGGGCTGCCGGTTTTACGAAGGCCTTGTCCGGGTACCACTGATCTTTTGGTATCCCGTAAAATTCAAACAAAATCTTCGCAGTGAAGCACTGGTAGAATTGATGGACATCGTCCCGACGCTACTTGAATTGACGGGGCTACCAGTGGATAAACAAATCCAGGGGACGAGCTTGCTACCAATACTTGAAGGCCAGGCAAATGCAGATGAGCATAAGTCTTTTGTACGTAGTGAATTCTACGATGACGGACAAGCGCAAGCCGGCCAGATAGGATTCGCTACCATGTACCGTACCAAAGATTTCAAGCTGATCACTTATCACGGCCATCCCATGGGCGAACTATTTGACCTGAGGAAAGACCCGGATGAATTCCATAATTTATGGAATGACCCCAACTATCAGGACATTAAGTTTAAGTTATTGAAGGACAGTTTTGATGCCACGGTATTATCCATGGACACCGGTCCGGAAAAAATCGGGAGATACTGATCTAATTTATAGTCAATTTATCAGGTATGATTCCAAATTGGTACTTGTTTCTCGCGTTGTTTTTCATCATGAAATCGTCTTATGCACCACAAGAGGTGAAAGTGCATCCAAATATCCTTTTCATTGTTTCGGAAGACAACGGGCCTGAGATGAGTTGTTATGGTGCGCCGGTTAACACACCCAACCTCGATCAACTGGCAGATAAAGGAACCCTCTTTGAACTGGCGTTTGTTCCTCAGGCCGGCTGTTCGCAGTCGAGAGCATCTTTTCTTACCGGGTTATACCCGCACCAGCATGGACAAATCGGGTTGGCGACCTGGGAATACCAGATGTACTTTGCCGATATACCCAATGTCGTGACCAGCCTGAAAGAGGCCGGCTATGCCACGGGAATCATCGGTAAACTGCATGTAAACCCGGAATCTGCATTTCCATTCGATTGGGCGCCGCAGTCCAAAGAACTAACCGGAAGTAATTTCGGGCGTAAACATCTGGACCAGTATGCCGTACAGGCAGAACAGTTTATGATGGCAAGTGATAAACCATTCTACCTGCAAGTCAACTATCCGGATGCCCATGCACCGTTTACACCGCAGGTTGACGGTGTTCCCGCAGTTCCGTTGGTCGGAGACGAAGTTCAGGCGCTTCCCTACATGGAGGTGACGGATTCACTGCTTAAACAAAAGACTGCCGATTATTACAATTGTATGATGCGGCTGGATAAATATGTGGGAGATCTCTTAGAGTCATTAAGACGTACCGGTAAAGCAGAGAATACATTGATTGTTTATATCGGCGACCATGGAGCAGACTTGCTGCGCGGAAAAAGGACCAGTCTGGAAGGAGGCTTGCGGATCCCGATGCTGATCTACGACCCGAGTCATCCGGCCCGGTTAAGAACCAAAGCGATGGTGAGTACCATCGACTTATACCCAACTTTTTTGGAAACGGCCGGATTGTCCATCCCCGGATATTTGCCAGGAAGATCATTGATCCCCTACATCCGGGGAAAAAAAGCCCGGGATCGTAAATACCTGTTTGCAGAATACCACACCCATTCCAATCACAACCCCTATCCCCAGCGGTCGGTCAGGGACGAACGCTATAAACTTATCCATAACCTGGTCACCGGTATTGAAAATCCGGGATATGCCTTTACCCTCGATCACACGGTGGAAATTACGGAAGAGGAGCTGAAGCGTATAGCTTCCCCAGTCGTTTATGAGGCATACCAGCGGATGAAGTATCCACCGGAATATGAATTGTATGATCTGGAGAAAGACCCCAATGAATTGGTTAACCTGGCCAATGATGCCGCATACCAGAAAATACTGAAAAGGCTTCAGACTGTATTGCTCGACTGGCAAAAGAAAACGCAGGATCCCATGATTGATCCGGAAGTGGCACGGAAAGTCTTTGAGGCGATCATGGAAACCGGGGTGGATCAGAAACCGAGAAGGATCGTGCCTTATCTTGAACTTATGACACCGAAAAAGCCTGTGTGGAAATAATGCAGATCTTATTCTATTTTTTCTTGCTAATCGGACGATTGGTTATTCCGGATTCTGTCCCGGACAGGCCCAATGTGCTCTTCATAGCAGTCGATGATCTGCGTCCTGACCTGGGATGTTATGACAACCACCGGGTTATTTCACCAAACATTGACGCATTGGCTAAAGAAGGAATCCGGTATGAACGGGCCTATTGTCAGCAGGCAACGTGTGCACCTTCCAGAACTTCATTACTTACCGGCCTGCATCCGGACGAAGCAGGTGTTACGGATCATGTCACTCACTTCAGAACCTTGCACCCGGATATTGTCACCCTTCCCCAACTCTTTACGCAGGCAGGCTATTCCACCTGCGGCATCGGGAAAATATTTCATTTCGCGGAGGGCTACCAGGATGCCGAATCCTGGAGTGAGCCGGCCCAGTTTGAAACGACATCCAAAGTAAACACGTATGTACAGCCGGGAAACCAAACCAAAGGCAAAGGAGTTTCGTTTGAAATCACGGATGCACCGGATACGGCCTTCACGGATGGGAAAATAGCCACGGAGGTCATCAATAAATTGCACCATTACCAGAAAGAGGGTCAGTCTTTTTTTCTGGCAGCAGGTTTTCTGAAGCCGCACCTTCCCTACTCGATGCCTCAAAAGTATTGGGATAGCTATGCTGAAGGTGACTTTTCATTACCGGAAAAGGATCAGTTGCGACCGGAGGGTGCGCCGGACATAGCCTTCCACCACTGGCAGGAACTACGGGGATATAAAGATGTGCCAAACCAGGGTCCGGTCAGATCATCACTCATGGATTCCCTGCGGAGAGCATATTATGCATGCATCACGTTTGTGGATGAGCAGATTGGTAAAATACTGGATGAGCTGAAAGCCACCGGCCTGGATAAGAATACCATTGTGGTGTTGTGGGGAGATCATGGTTATCATCTCGGGGAGCAGAACCTGTGGCATAAACATACCAATTTTGAACTGGACACACATGTTCCATTGATCTTTAAAGTGCCCGGAATGGCTGCTAAAAGCATAAGTGATGTGGTTGAACTGCTGGACATATATCCTACACTGGCAGAACTGGCGGGACTTAAACTTGCTAACCCGGTGTCAGGAATTTCATTGGTAGACCAGATGAAAAAATCCAGGAAGCAAAATACCCATTTTGCTTTTTCTCAATATTTCCGGCCTTATGGTGCCATTTCCGGCAAGGTCAGGCCAACCCATATGGGATACACGGTCCGGTCTGGTGAATTTCGGTACACCGGATGGTTCGGGACGGATGCAGATATTCCTCAGTTTGAGGAATTGTACGATCTGCGGCAGGAAGCTTTCGAGCGAAAGAATGTAACCGGTGAAAATCAATACAAAGCGATCCTGGAAGATCTGAGGAGGCGGGTCGTGAACTATAAAAATAAAAGATATGCGCAGGCTTATGCTATTGGAGGGTGAGGCGGAATATGCAGAGTATTGCAGATGGATCAGGTGTATAGCCCCGTGTAATGTAAATTGATCAGGATGAGGTTTACAGGATGTATTTTATTAATGCTGAATCTATTTGCTTGTACAGAGCAAAAACCAGAGCAGAGGCCTCCCAATATTCTGTTTATTGCAATTGATGACCTCCGTCCTGTTTTAGGATGTTATGGAAACAAGACCATGATCTCTCCGGTCATGGATTCACTGGCCAGGGCCGGGGTGCTTTTTGAAAATGCCTACTGTCAGGAAGCAGTCTGCAATCCGTCCCGGGCATCACTCATGACTGGCCGGAGACCGGATAACATTGGTGTTTGGACATTAAAGACGCACTTCAGGGAAAAGAATCCGGATGTGGTCACACTGCCTCAATTTTTTAAAGATCACGGGTACAGTTCCCGGGAAGTTGGCAAAATATATCATGACGGCGCCTATTTCAAAGACCCGGCATCCTGGTCTGGCGAATCCTATTACAATGTGACAAAGAACGATGCCGGGCACAAATACAATCTGGAGGAAAATCTGATCCCTCCCCGGAGTAAGGCTGCTGCTACTGAGGAGGCAGCGGTTGCAGACAGTGCTTACATTGACGGCAAGGTGGCAGATGCAGCAATCCGGTTATTGCATGAATTGAAAGACACTTCGTTTTTCCTGGCAGTGGGGTTCAGGCGTCCCCATTTGCCTTTTTCAGCACCTAAGAAATATTGGGATTATTACCAGCGATCTGATTTTGCGGAAGAACTGACCCATCTCAATGCACCGGACGGGACGCCGGAACTCGCAATGACCAATTCAAACGAATTGCGAGGCTATGAGGATATTGTTCCCGAGGGACCAATTGATGGGGAAAAGCAATTGGAACTGCTCCATGGATATTATGCAAGTACCGGCTATGTGGATGCTCAGATCGGCAAATTGATGGAGACACTCCGGCAGCTGGACATTGCTTCGAACACCATCGTAGTCCTCTGGTCTGACCATGGATACCATCTGGGGGATTTCGGACTTTGGTGCAAGTCTACCAATTTTGAAGCAGCTACGCGCGTTGCGCTACTCTTCTCGGGAGGGCCTGTTGCCCAAAACAGAAAAGAAAATGATATTGTTGAGCTGCTCGATGTCTATCCGACCCTGGTCGATCTCGCCGGTTTTCCGGTACCTGATTATGTGCAGGGTAACAGCATCAAACCATTGTTATTTGGTCAGGAGATGAACAAAGACCCGGTGGCCCTCAGTCAATTTGTACGTCCGTATGCTGCCATCAATCAACAGGATCCTCAGATCATGGGTTATTCAATACGCACGCCGGAATACCGGTTCACCGAATGGAGGAAATTCCCCGGGATGGAAGTGATTGACCGGGAGTTGTATGATTTACACGAAAACCGGGTCGAAGCCGTAAATCTGGCGCAGAGAAAGGAATTTAAGCAGCTGATGGACAGTCTCGCGGTTAAAATTGACCAGATCCGAAACTAGAGCATAACAGATAGCCAATGCATTGCTTACACACCAGTTCAACGACAAAAACCTGAAATAGAAAGGATCAGCCAGCCTATGAAGCGTCTTGTCATCCGGAATATGATCTATGTGATATTGGGGTTGTTTATGGTCGCTGTGAGTCATGCACAGGAGCCTTTTCAATTTGAATTCCTTCCCGATTTGCCGCCAAATAAGGGGCTTCAAACCCAGCCTGGATTGGCTGGACCCTACATAGGAGTCACTGAAGGTGCCCTGGTGCTTGCAGGAGGAGCCAACTTCCCGGAGGGGATGCCCTGGGAGGGTGGAATAAAACAGTATTACGACGGTATTTTCTATCTGACCAAAAGGGAGGATGGAACAATAGAGTGGAAATTATCAGCATCGGTATTGCCACAACCGCTGGCTTATGGAGGATGCGTACCGGTACCCGGTGGGTTGTTCGTTTTCGGTGGGAAGAACATAAGTGGTACTACGGATCAATCCTGGCTTGTCAACCTGGACCCGGTGACCGGATCATGCCAGATCGATGAAGGTGAACCATTGCCCATGGCTTTATCTGATTTTGCTTTTACGGTGGTAGGCGATTACGTATACGTTGCCGGTGGTGGAGATCAGGCAGGGGTAAGCACCAACACTTTTTGGCGCTATCCGGTCAGTGGAGCCAATGCACTGAAAGGTGGGTGGCAGCAACTCGAAGACCTGCCGGGACCGCCCCGGAGTTTCGCATTGGCTGCGTCCCAGAGTGATGGCAACCATAACTGTTTCTATCTTTTCAGTGGCCGGACGATAACCCAGGATGGTTCGATAACCTTATTACAGGATGGCTACGTGTATGACCCGGAGCTTGGGCGATGGTCCCGGCTGAACCAGAACGTTGCATTTACCGTGATGGCAGGAACCGCTTTCCCATTAGGCGCAGCCTCCATCGTATTTCCTTCCGGAGCGGATGGTGAGCTGATGTCAAGGGAACTTGCATTGCGTGACACACTGCAATTAGCCCAATCTGCAGGCGATTCTTCAGAAATGAAGCGCCTGGATAGGGCCCTGACCGGTCATATCACCGGACATCCGGGATTTAAAACCAAAATCAGGATTTTCAATACCATTACACAGGAAATGGAAATCAGAGGAGACCTGCCAACCACCGGACAGGTGACGACCACGGTCGTCAGCTGGGACGGCGGATTCATTTTGCCTTCCGGAGAGATCCGGCCGGGCGTACGCACACCAAAAGTCCTGAAGATCATTCCGGAGAACCATAAAAAGACCCTGGGTGTCTGGGACATCCTGGTTATCATCATCTATTTTGCTTTGCTGGGTTTTATGGGTTATTTCTTCTCCAACCGGCAGAAAGATGTCAATGACTACTTCAAAGGAGGGAATCGGGTGCCGTGGTGGGCGGCAGGACTTAGTATTTTCGGTACGGCCCTGAGTGCCATTACCTTCATGGCTATTCCCGCCAAAACGTATGCCACCGACTGGTCTTATTTTATGATGAATATGACCATATTTTTGGTTGCCCCGATTATCATTATCCTGTTTATCCCATTTTACCGGAACCTGAACATTACCACCGCCTATGAATATCTGGAGAAGCGATTTAATCTTACTGTCAGGTTACTGGGCAGCTCATCATTCATCCTGTATCAGGTTGGAAGGATGGGTGTCGTACTTTTCTTACCCTCCCTGGCACTAAATGTGGTAACCAACATCGACATCATTACCTGCATCGTTCTGATGGGAGTGATCAGTTTGATCTACACGATGATGGGGGGCATTGAAGCGGTCATCTGGACGGATGTGGTTCAGGTCGTGGTATTGATGGGTGGAGCTATACTGTGTCTTGGCCTGATCTTATCCCAGTTGGATGGAGGCATTGGTGAAGCCATTCAGGTGGCTGTGTCAAATCACAAGTTTAATGTGATCAACCTGGATTTCTCGCTGAAGCAGCCTACGGTTTGGGTCATGTTAATCGGTGGGGTTTTTGCCAATCTGACCACCTACGGTACGGATCAGACCCTGGTACAGCGATACCTCACCACCAGCTCCAGACAAATGGCCAATCGAAGTGTCTGGACCAATGCCATACTAACCATCCCGGCTACCGTGATCTTTTTCTTCCTGGGCACAGCGATGTATGTCTTTTTCAAACGATTTCCGGAAGAGCTCAATCCGTCGCTGGCAAATAATGATGCCCTCCTTCCCTGGTACATTTCTTCCCAGCTTCCGACCGGAATTTATGGCTTGCTGATCGCGGGTATCTTTGCAGCGGCCATGAGCAGTTTGTCCAGTAGCATTAATTCTGCGGCAGCTGCCTATGTGACGGATTTTCATTTGCGTTTTAACTGGACACCTATGGCCAGTCACCTTTATGTGGCGAGGATCACCTCAGTCGTTTTTGGCGCTGCCGGAATATTTTTTGCAATATTGATGTCGAGCTGGGATATCAAGTCCCTGTGGGATGAGTTTCAGAAAGTGCTGGGCCTGATCATCGGCGGGGTAGGTGGTGTATTTTTATTGGGTATCCTGACGCGCAGGGCGACATCCGTCGGCGCCATGATCGGGATCATCGGCAGTATTGGAATCCAGACCCTGGTCGCGTATTATCAACCGGTACATCTGTTATTGTATTCCATGACGGGAGTGGTATCCTGTTTCATCATCGGGTGGTTTTTCAGTTTATTCCTGGGTGAACCGCTCACAGCGACTGATCTGACGTATAAAGATTTACGGGCGAATAATAAACAGATCAGACCGTGATACGCATCCTGCTTCCAACCTATTTATTCCTCGTGATGGTATGCTGTCGGTCTGCACCGGATCAAGTAAAAGGACCGCTCAATGTACTGATGATTGTGGTGGATGATCTGAATGACTGGATTACCTTGTTTGATCCGGCGAATCCCATCAGGACACCAAACCTGGCCAGACTTGCGAGCCGGGGTGTATTCTTCTCCCGGGCGTATTCCGCTTCACCTGCCTGCAATCCCTCCCGGGCTTCCGTTTTATCCGGCCTGAGACCCAGCCGGACAGGAGTATATGGTAATGCCTCGGATTGGCGCAGTGCGACTGTCGGTAAACCTACACTTCAAAGGTATTTTAAAGACCACGGATACTATGTCGCCGGTGCCGGTAAGATCTTTCATCACCACAAAGACTGGGCCTTTCACGACAACGGCTCCTTCAATGAATATTTGATGATGAGCATAAACGAACCATATCCTCCGCACAAGTTGAATGGTTTGGAAGACTATGGTACCAGGAATACCGACTGGGGGATGTGGCCGGAGCATATCGAGGAGACTGCGGACTACCGCACCATGAAATATGCTGTGGATTTCCTGGAAAAAGAACACCGTGATCCATTTTTCCTGAATGTCGGGATCTACAAACCGCATTCACCATTTTTTGCTCCAGCGGACTACTTTGAACAGTATCCGATGGAAACATTGACGATGCCAGACACTTCCCCGGACGATATGAGGGACTTGCCGCAAGGAGCCAGGACTTTGCTGGAGCCTTCCGATTGGTTCTGGACCGGTATGATGGAGTCCCTGAAAATCAAACCGGAATCCTGGAGGACCTACGTACAGGCATATCAGGCCTGTGCCAGTTTTGCAGACGATATGATCGGACGGGTCATTGATGCTCTGGATCAAAGTTCGTATCGAGACAACACCATCATTGTCCTATGGTCCGATCACGGATTCCACCTGGGTGAAAAGGAACACTTTGAAAAATTTGCCCTTTGGGAAAAAACCAACCATGTACCCTTCATCATTATTGCTCCAGGCGTCACTTCTCCTGGTTCGGTCGAAAATATACCGGTCGATCTTAGTGTAATCTATCCGACCCTGAGTGAACTGTGCGGGTTGCCGGTACCGGATGTAGACGGTACCAGCCTGGTTCCTTTATTGCAAAATAGGCCCATGCAGCTGGGACCGGCTTTGTCTACGTACGGGAAAGGAAATCATGCATTACGTACGGATCGGTGGCGTTACATAAGATATGCCGATGGAAGTGAAGAATTGTACGATCATTCTTCCGATCCTGACGAGTACACCAATCTGGCTCTTCAAGCCGTGTATCGGACATTAATGGACAGTCTTGCGCAGTTTTTACCGGTTAATGAAGCCGACCAGGTACCCGATCTTTAATGCGTAGTGGGTTTCTTCGGGAATAAAAAAGGCCGGAACCTAATGGTTCCAGCCTCCTCTGAAATTATTTGAAGCGTTTGGATTAACTACACGAATCGGTACAGCTGCGGATGTCATTATCCACCTTCCAGTTGTTTCCGGTGGCTTCACAGCCGCATTCAGGCGCCTTTTCGGCCATTGCATCTTCTTCACTCATTGAGATTTTGAAGGCAACCGCCTCATCACCGTTTTTGGCGGTGACGGCATAAA encodes the following:
- a CDS encoding sulfatase, whose product is MIRILLPTYLFLVMVCCRSAPDQVKGPLNVLMIVVDDLNDWITLFDPANPIRTPNLARLASRGVFFSRAYSASPACNPSRASVLSGLRPSRTGVYGNASDWRSATVGKPTLQRYFKDHGYYVAGAGKIFHHHKDWAFHDNGSFNEYLMMSINEPYPPHKLNGLEDYGTRNTDWGMWPEHIEETADYRTMKYAVDFLEKEHRDPFFLNVGIYKPHSPFFAPADYFEQYPMETLTMPDTSPDDMRDLPQGARTLLEPSDWFWTGMMESLKIKPESWRTYVQAYQACASFADDMIGRVIDALDQSSYRDNTIIVLWSDHGFHLGEKEHFEKFALWEKTNHVPFIIIAPGVTSPGSVENIPVDLSVIYPTLSELCGLPVPDVDGTSLVPLLQNRPMQLGPALSTYGKGNHALRTDRWRYIRYADGSEELYDHSSDPDEYTNLALQAVYRTLMDSLAQFLPVNEADQVPDL
- a CDS encoding sodium/solute symporter (Members of the Solute:Sodium Symporter (SSS), TC 2.A.21 as described in tcdb.org, catalyze solute:Na+ symport. Known solutes for members of the family include sugars, amino acids, nucleosides, inositols, vitamins, urea or anions, depending on the system.); translation: MKRLVIRNMIYVILGLFMVAVSHAQEPFQFEFLPDLPPNKGLQTQPGLAGPYIGVTEGALVLAGGANFPEGMPWEGGIKQYYDGIFYLTKREDGTIEWKLSASVLPQPLAYGGCVPVPGGLFVFGGKNISGTTDQSWLVNLDPVTGSCQIDEGEPLPMALSDFAFTVVGDYVYVAGGGDQAGVSTNTFWRYPVSGANALKGGWQQLEDLPGPPRSFALAASQSDGNHNCFYLFSGRTITQDGSITLLQDGYVYDPELGRWSRLNQNVAFTVMAGTAFPLGAASIVFPSGADGELMSRELALRDTLQLAQSAGDSSEMKRLDRALTGHITGHPGFKTKIRIFNTITQEMEIRGDLPTTGQVTTTVVSWDGGFILPSGEIRPGVRTPKVLKIIPENHKKTLGVWDILVIIIYFALLGFMGYFFSNRQKDVNDYFKGGNRVPWWAAGLSIFGTALSAITFMAIPAKTYATDWSYFMMNMTIFLVAPIIIILFIPFYRNLNITTAYEYLEKRFNLTVRLLGSSSFILYQVGRMGVVLFLPSLALNVVTNIDIITCIVLMGVISLIYTMMGGIEAVIWTDVVQVVVLMGGAILCLGLILSQLDGGIGEAIQVAVSNHKFNVINLDFSLKQPTVWVMLIGGVFANLTTYGTDQTLVQRYLTTSSRQMANRSVWTNAILTIPATVIFFFLGTAMYVFFKRFPEELNPSLANNDALLPWYISSQLPTGIYGLLIAGIFAAAMSSLSSSINSAAAAYVTDFHLRFNWTPMASHLYVARITSVVFGAAGIFFAILMSSWDIKSLWDEFQKVLGLIIGGVGGVFLLGILTRRATSVGAMIGIIGSIGIQTLVAYYQPVHLLLYSMTGVVSCFIIGWFFSLFLGEPLTATDLTYKDLRANNKQIRP